ACGAAAAAGCTTCCGAAGGCTCAGGAAAAAACTAATTGCTGCGGCAGAGGGAAGTGTCCTGGAAATCGGTTCAGGAACCGGATTGAATTTCCCGCTTTACCGCTCAAATATACGGGTTTCCGCTATTGAGCCGAATCCAGCGATGGCCAAGAGATCAAGTGAACGGATAGCCCAATCCCAAGCGAAAATCCAAGTATTTGCTGCAAATGGTGAATCGTTGCCTTTCCCGGATAACTCGTTTGATACTGCTGTCGGTACGCTTGTATTCTGTACTATCCCTTATCCGGAAGTGGCACTGCAGGAATTGAGACGTGTTCTGAAACCAGGCGGAAAACTGCTGTTGCTTGAGCATGTCAAAATGGAGCAATCCGTTTTGGCGGCTGTCCAGCACGTACTGACACCTGCATGGAAAGTGCTGGGAGACGGCTGTCACTTAAATCGTGATACGCTGAGTAAGGTAAAAGATTCCGGTTTTAAGGTAACAAATGCAGAAAAGTATCACCGCAGTCTGATGCTGCTGATTGAAGCAGAAAATCGGAAACCCGCAAGCATAAACCCGGAGGGGTTGCTTGTTGCTGAACACTACGCCGGAGCTGGAATTGTAACTGAATAAACAATTGTTGATTCGCACTTTGAGTATCAAAAACACCTGATCAGAAACTGGCAGAAGTAGATTTGGAGGGAGGTGAAGATGAATGGAACAGACAACGCTTAAGATCGAAGGGATGACATGCAGTCACTGCGAATCAGCGGTAGACGGAGCTTTAAGAAATCTTCAAGGAGTCCAGGATGTCCAAGTGAATGTAGCGAAAGGCATTGCTGAAGTGGCGTATAATCATTCGGAAGTCACGACTGAAAGCATGAAGGAAGCCGTTGAAGAGCAAGGATACGATGTGAAATAAAGAGAAAGGGCTGTTCCACAAGTCGGTAACGAATACCGCTTTGTAGGGATGGCCTTTTAATTTTTTTATGTTCTTTTTCTGGAATTCAACTGATTCATCCGCCATCTTCAAATTTTCTACATAATCATTCGTTATAGTAGCACCAAAGAATAGTAAATAAACAAAAGAAAGTAGGGAAATTTTAATGGGAGAATTCCTCCACGATTTAAGTCTGAAATGGTACTCCTTTTTGACGCAATTGGGCGTAAAGGTAGCTGAGCCGATTCTAGCTTTTACTGAACTGTGGAATATCCCAATTCTGACTGCACTGCTACTTGGACTGGCAGCTACAACGTCTCCTTGCCAAGTGACGACAAATGCCAGTGCACTGGCATTTGTCTCTCGGGATGCGACGAATAAACGAGAGACACTCGTTCAAACAGCGGCGTTCATTACGGGCAAAACCTTGATGTATACCTTAATAGGCGGGACGGCAATCTATTTAGGTGTGCAATTGACGACAGTGAATGGGAATACATCGTTCATTGTGCTAATCCGAAAAGCCATCGGACCGCTTATGGTTATTGCAGGTCTTTATTTTCTGGGAGTTGTCCGCTGGCGCCCGTCCTTTGGAGCAGAGTTGAGTGAACGTTTGAAAAGTAAAATTCCACAGGGCTCTCCGGTTGGTTCTTTCGGATTTGGCATAGCGTTTGCCCTGGCGTTTTGCCCAACACTGGTCTGGCTCTTTTTTGGTCTTCTCGTTCCACTTGGTATCCAGACAAGCGGTGGTGTCCTGCTCCCTGCCATTTTCGCACTCGGCACTACGATTCCGTTGATTTTTTTCGTTCTGATTCTGGTCGATAGTTCAGAACTGATTAAACAGCGGTATTTCAAGAAAACCAAATCATTAAATAGATGGCTTACTAAATTAGCGGCTATCGTTTTCCTGTTAGCGGGCATTAATGATACCTTTACTTATTGGTTCATCTAAGAAGTGGTCATGACCTTAGAATCTGCAGGATAAGTTAAGGTTCTTCTTACATTAAAGTAGCAATGGCGCATGGGATGAATAGAATCTTTGTATAACAAAACGTGTGACTGCTGTAAGGATGTCATGCAGTAGTTGAAAAGAACTTTCTGGATTTTGTTTTCACTCACTGGCGCTGCAGTCAGAATTTTACTTGTACCGCACTACGCGAGTTAAGTCTTATCTTTGATAATTCATGGCTGGTCAACCCTTATATTTACAGGATGCATGGCTAGGTCTTTTTCTGCCTTCTGTTCCTAGTGTTTCCCGATTATCTGACAAACCAGATAAAGTGGTCGAGCAAAAGCAGATACCAGCCCTAACACCAAACTTCTGATTCGGCATAACTGGAATGCTGCTCGGATTAGTGAAGAACAAAATATATCGATTTGCCTCTAGCCCGTTTGTTTGGTTTAAAACAAAAGCAGAGATAAGTTTATTGATATCTACGTAGACTTATACCTATTATTCACTATACGAATTTTTTGTCAACATCATAAACAATAGTGTGGTAAAGGAGAGAGAGGAGGGGAATTGAAATGTCAGACTATAAAAAGAACAGTATTACCCTAATTGGTGCAGTCGGACTTGGAACAGGTGTCATGATCAGCGCCGGAATCTTTGCACTGCTTGGACAGGTGGCAGCACTGGCAGGAAACTGGTTTCCGCTCATTTTTATTGCCGGGGCGATAGTGACGGCATTCAGTGCCTATTCCTACATAAAATTGAGCAATGAGTATCCATCCGCCGGCGGTATCGGAATGTTCTTAATGAAAGAATATGGGAAAGGGACCATTACAGCTTCCGCTGCCCTTCTCATGGGTTTTTCGATGGTCATCAATCAGAGCTTAGTGGCGAGGACGTTCGGAACGTATACGCTCCAGCTGTTTGATTTTGGCTCGACGGACTTTCTGGTCCCGGCACTTGGGGTCGGGTTGCTGGCGTTTGCATTCCTGGTCAATATTTTAGGTAACAAATTCATCCAGACGTTCACTTCCATCATGTCTTTACTGAAAATCCTTGGCCTGACCATCTTAGCGATTGTCGGTCTTTGGCTTGTCGGTTTTTCCTTCACTCCGGCGACAGGCGGATCGGATATAGCTGCACCGGGTGCTGTAAGCTATATTGCATCTGTGGCACTGACTGTGCTGGCCTTCAAGGGGTTCACTACCATCACCAACAGCGGTTCGGAAATTGTGCAGCCGACGAAGAATGTCGGCAGAGCGATTATGATCGCCATTCTGATCAGCCTGGTAGTATACGTATTGCTGGCATGGTCCGTGTCCAGCAGCCTGCCACTCAGCCGAATCATTGAAGCACAGGACTATGCTTTGGCAGAAGCAGCGAGACCGGTCTTGGGGAATTACGGGGTAATCTTCACCGTCGCCATCGCCATCATTGCGACCGTATCCGGAATCATTGCAAGCGTCTTTGCTGTTTCCCGTATGCTGGCCATGCTGACAAATATGAAATTAATCCCGCATAAACATTTCGGAATGCCGGGATCCATTCAAAAGCATACCCTCGTCTACACTATTGTTGGCGCGATGGCACTCACTGTGCTGTTCGATTTGAGCCGGATTGCCTCAATGGGCGCCATATTGTATCTGGTCATGGATATGATTATCCACTGGGGAGTGCTCAAACGTCTAAAAGGGAAGGTGAAAGCCAATTCGGCTATTGTCTTAACAGCTTTTACACTGGATGGCATTGTACTCGCTGCGTTTCTTTGGATTAAAATCACCAATGACCTCCTCGTCGTCGGAGTCTCGGCTTTATTCATCCTAGCGACTTTTGCGGGGGAGCGGTGGTTTCTGCGAAATGGCGTTGGTGGACAGATGGAGCATAGTGATTAAAATCAAAAATCAAATTGAACAGAAAAAACAGCTTCAGAGCGAAAAGCCTTCGTTCTGAAGCTGTTTTCGTTAAAAAATCAGGCGATGTTCCGGCAAGCTTCTGCGCACCGTCGACAGGCTTCCGCACAGACTCTGCAATGTTCACTATGCGCTGCGTGTTTTTCACATTCAGCTCCGCATGCATCACATACTTCTGCACAGAACTTCAACAGCTGCTCATGGAATTGGGCGTTGCGGGAAACAGCCTGCTCGGTGAAAGCACATGTATCTGCACATTCCCGGGTAAGCTTGAGACAGTCCGCTATCATCTTCACGTTGTCTTCCTTAAGACAGGCATCGAAACAGTAGTTACACGCCATGGCGCAATCATGCAGAATCTGGATCAATTCCTGACGTCGTTCGTGAGCCATCTTAAATCCCTCCATTAATAAATTTTGTAGTTCGCCTTGTACTTCTTTATTTACCAGTTTCCGTTTTTTAAAAACTGAGTATTCTATCTTTACTGCAGCTGATAAAGATGCCAAGTCTCTTATTGCCGTTCCCGAATTTGTCACAAGAGGAGAAAGCCAACTTCATACTTTCTTCAAAGTTTTCCGCTAAGATAGTGTGATTGAATAATAAGAAAGTGGTGCTGTAACATGTATCAGCTATTGAGCCAGCTGAGCAGCTGGCTGTCCGAACCATTTCTGAATATAGCAGCGGGACTTGAAGGTGCACCGGTCATCTTCGCTTTACTATTAGGCGTGATTGGCGCAATGACACCGTGTCAGTTTACGGGCAACGTAGGGGCGGTCACACTCTACGGTAATAAATCACTGCAGAAAGGACTGGCCTGGAAGGATGTCCTGTTTTTCAATGCCGGGAAAATCACCGTTTTCACCGGGCTCGGACTCCTCGTTTGGCTGCTTGGCAGCGGAATTGAAAATGAGTTGACCACATACTTTCCTTGGATCCGAAAAATGACAGGTCCTTTATTCATCGTTGTCGGAATCGTTATGCTCGGGTTCGTTAAAATCAAGGGACTATTCCGGATTCCGAAACTGCCGAATAATGTATTCCGAAATGAGAAAACCGGCTCCTTTCTTCTGGGGCCGGCTTCTCGCTCGGGTTTTGCCCGACAATGTTCATCCTGTTCTTCTTTACACTCATGCCGGTTGCGCTCAGCACTCCCTATGGCGCCGTGCTGCCGAGTCTGTTTGCACTCGGAACCTCGCTTCCGTTATTCATCGCTATTTTTTTGATTTGGTACTACGGTGCCGGCGGGACCGTGTTGAAAAAAGGGAGAAAAGTCGGTTTGATTCTCCAACGGGCAGCTGGTGTTGTCCTGGTTGTCATCGGCATCTTCGACACACTGGTCTATTGGACGATTTAATGTGAAAACGAAACTGCAATCGGCATCATACGTGCAGACGTCACTATGTATCATGTAACGTAAGAGCAAGTACACGAGAAAAATCCGGAAGCAGGGGTGAAGATAATTGGAGACACGAGAAAAGATACTGATCGTGGATGATGAATGGAACATGCGGAATTTACTGAAAGTGCTGCTGTTTCCGCACTTTGATACGGAAGAAGCGGAGGACGGGGCAACGGCGCTTGCGTTGGCAGAGAAAAAAAGCTACAGCCTCATCATCCTTGATTTGATGATGCCTGGTATGGACGGATGGGAAGTGTGCGAAAAAGTCCGGGAGAAGAGACAAGTGCCGATTCTTATGCTGACAGCCCGGGGAGATACCAAAGACAAAGTGGAGGGATTTTCTGCAGGAGCAGACGACTACCTGGTCAAGCCGTTCGATTCGGAAGAACTGGTTGCCCGGGCAAAAGCCCTCATTCGCCGTTCGCAAGCCACAGCCAGCCATGCTGTGGAAGAGCTGATCGAAGTGGCGGATCTGAAAATTGACCGAGTGGAGCGGCTTGTCTATGTCGGGGACAAGGTCATCGAACTGACACCAAAGGAATTCGACTTAATCGAACTGTTGGCGACAAACGATAAAATCATTTTCACACGGGATATGCTGATGAACCGCATCTGGGGTATCGACAAAGAGCGGGATGTGCGGACAGCGGATACACATGTCAAGAACCTGCGGGAAAAGTTCCGGAAAAACGAGCTCTCCTTTAACCCGATTCGCACAATCTGGGGCAAAGGCTATAAATTCCAGCATTCAAATCCGGAGCAATGATGCGGGCAAGTATCGTCGCTAAACTTGTCCTCAGCATTTTGCTATTGGTGCTGACCATTTTGCTGCCGCTTGGCTTCACATTGAATCAGCTGTTCGCGAGTTTTTATTTCAATGAAGCAGAACAGGAGCTTGACTCGCTGTCAGACCGATACGCAGCCTCTATTCCTTCCTTGGATTCTGAACAGCTTGATCTGTTTGAGCGACTGTCATCACTGACAGACCGGGAGATTGTTGTTGTAGATGCAGCGGGCGTCGTAGCCGCAAATTCCGGGATTCCGGGAATATCGGAAGGGCAGTCTCTTAGCGCCGAGGAAGTGGAATTACTGAGCGAAAGTGCCTCTCAGCATAGGGAATACGTGAATCCGGTGAATGGGGAGAGGTACTTGAGTACGGGGAAGCCGATTTTCGATGGTGGTGAACTGCTAGGTGTAGTCTTCGTGCTGGATTCCGCAGAAGATCTTTACCAGTCGCTGAATGCCATAAAACAATCTGTCATACTGGCCGGCGCAGGTGCTGTGTTTCTGGCGCTCGGCTTTGCGTATATCTTATCTCGAAAGCTATCCGATCCATTGCTTGACATGGAAAAAGCGGCACGTAAAATGGCAAAGGGTGAACTGGATACAAGAGTAGCAAGCGGCACGGCAGATGAAATCGGGTCTTTGGCCGTTGCCATTAACGATCTGGCCATCGATTTGCAACAGTATCGGAATAACCGCCGGCAGTTTTTTGCGGACATTTCACACGAGCTTCAGACACCGATGACGTATTTGGAGGGCTACGCCCATGCGCTTGAGAACAAGCTGTATAAATCAGAAGAAGAACAGCAGCAGTACGCCCGGATTATCCGGCAGGAAACGGCAAGACTTTCCCGGCTCGTCCATGAACTATTCGATCTTGCGAAAATGGAAGAAGGTAAAATTTCGTTGACTGTTGAAGATGTGGATCTAATTGAAGTGGCGGAAAATGCACTGCTGAAGTCACAGATGAAAGCGCGTGAGAAAGGCATCCATCTCGTATTCAGTCCGCCGGATACTGTTCCTTATGTGACAGCCGATGGGATGCGAATGGAGCAGGTGCTGATGAACTTGATTGATAATGCAGTGAAATATACGCAACGCGGAGAAATCCGTCTCGAAGTGGAAGCGCGGGCCGGCAACGTGAAAGTGGCTGTGGAAGATACAGGCATCGGAATTCCGGAAGCAGATCTGCCGCATCTCTTTGACCGTTTTTACCGAGTCGAAAAATCGCGCTCACGGGAGTTCGGCGGTACCGGTCTCGGTCTTGCCATTGTGAAGCAATTAACCGAGCTTCAAGGCGGAACCATTGCGGTAAGCAGCAAGCCTGGAGAAGGGACACACTTTGAGCTCACATTTCCGGAAGCAGAGGAGGAAGAAGGGTGACAAAAATTGAATTCACAGTGGCGGCCCTTTTGATTGTAGCCGGTCTTCTGTGTCTCGCAGCTTCAGGGAGTTGGCTATTCAACCCGGGGGCATTGGAACTTTTGAAAACATTTATCCAAGTTTGCTTGTGGATGGGAATCCCGTTGGTTTTGACCGGTGGGTTGTATTGGTGGTTTAAGAAAAAGAGGAGGTACTAACTATGAAGAAAAAAATATTTGGATTATTGATTACCCTTTCTGCGGCAATGCTTGCCGCATGCTCCGGAGAAGAAGTTGTAGAGAACGAAACGGTTGAAGCAGTTGCAGAAGATGGAACAGGAAATGAAGTCGCAGAAGGAGCTGTAGGTGAGGCTACTGCAGAGGCGAGCGATGTTGAACTGATGCACATACACGGCCTTGGTTTTTCTGGTGACGGAGCAGGGATTTATGTTCCTTCTCATGACGGATTGAAAGTGTTCGAAGATGGGGACTGGCGTGAAGCAGCAGTCGCTGCGAATGACTATATGGGATTCTCAATGGTAGATGACGGTTTTTACAGCAGCGGACACCCTGGAGAGGGTTCCAACTTAGAAAACCCTTTCGGCATCGTTAAATCGACCGATATGGGTGAGAGTTTGGAAACGTTGGATTTATATAAAGAAGTTGATTTTCATCTAATGGATGCTGGCTATTATTCGCACGCAATTTATGTGCTGAATCCGCAGCCGAATTCAAGGATGGATGAAACAGGTATCTATTATTCCGTTGATGACACGGAAACATGGACGGAAAGCGCTGCAAAAGGATTAGCAGGCGAACATATCATGTCCATTGCCGTCCATCCGAAAGAAGAAGCGGTTGTTGCGATTGCCACAGATCAGGGCGTTTTCCTTTCTGAAGACTACGGACAGACTTTTGAGACAATTTCAGAGGTGCCCGCAACGGCAGCGGCCTTCTCTCCGGATGGAACACTGTTAGTTGGAGGCGTTGCTGATTCTTTTACACTGGTGGCTTTCGACCTTGAGACAGGAGAACAGGCGATCCTCCCAATTCCTGAACTGGCCGGGCAAAATGCCATCGGCTATATCGCGGTAAATCCACAAGATGAACAGATGATCACGTTTGCAACATTCGAAAAGGATGTTTATCTGTCAGAGGACAGTGGCGATTCCTGGAATCAGATTGCGGATAAAGGCGCTGGTCTAAACTTAAATGAATGAGCGGGGAAGCGGGCGAACAGGACAGGATAGAAAGTAGGTAATCTCTAATGAAGAAGTGGTTATGGTTAGTAATGGCTATAATCAGCATGTATGTGCTGCTCCCTGCAATGGTCGGACTTGCTCATTCTGATTTGGTCAAAACCTATCCCATAGTGAACGAGGAACTGACGGGAAGCCCGGAAACATTAGAATTTTGGTTTCGGGATCCCGTCGTTGCCTACCCTGGATCCATTCGGTTAGTGAACAGCGAAGGTAAAATCATTGATTTGAAAGACACAAAAACAGACCCAGAAAATAGGGGGCATGTGATAAGTGAAATTCCCAGTGAGTTGACACCCGGTGCCTATACCGCGACGGCAAACGTAATAGCGCTAGATGGATTTGTTATCGAAGAAGTAATACAGTTCCGGGTTGTAGAAGCAGCTAGCCAGCCAACTGCCTCTGCAGAATCACAGGAAGTCAAACTGCTCCGCTATTCACCGGCAGATGGCGAGACTACAGAAGGTTCCCCCGGACAACTGGAATTCTGGTTTAATCAGCCGGTGACCCTGACGGCAGTCGGGGTATTCGGTCATCATCAAGAGGCGATTTCAACAGCTGAACCGGTGATCGATTCTGCAGACCCTAACCATATCACCGTGGAATTGACTGAAGAAGCACTGCCGGGCACATACCAAGTGACGTGGTATGCACGCCCGGCCAATCCGGAAGGTTTTGCACCTGAAACATTGGATGTTTTCTACTTTGCAGTGGACCATTTTACTCCGATTGAAGAGGGCGGGAATACCACTGCCAAGAGTGAGGAGTGGTTTTCGAGTGCAGGTATCAGCCAAGGTGGTTATTGGCTGTGGTTTACAGGTCTTTCAGCGTTATTCGGATTCCTGTTTTTCAAATCATTCATTTTCCCGTCTTATACTTCAAGGCGGTGGCGGACTGTTTCAACCATTCTATTTGGATTAACAGCAGTTGGAATAAGTGCCGTGTTGCTAATACTTCATCAAGAGGTGGGGAGTTTACCCATCAGCCAGTTCATATCGTTGAAGTTTGTCTGGATTCCACTTTTACAGCTTGTACTTCTTCTGGCTGGTTTGTTATTTACTCGCGCAGGAACTGTGTTCGCGGGTGTTGCATTACTGCTGACGCCGTTGGTAACCGGGCATGCCGCTTACCCACAATACGGCGGCTACTGGTCTATTGCAGCCAGCAGCTTTCACTTACTGGCTGCTTCTGTTTGGATCGGTGGACTAATCGCGCTCATTACCGTTCCCCAAAAGAAAGAAGTAAAAGAACTGTTAGTTGAAACGCTGCCACGGTACTCTACATGGGCGCTGATCAGTTTAGGTGTGTTAGTTCTAACTGGTTTCTATATGACGATTGCCTATGTGCCCTCTTTTTCTGTGGAAAGTTTCCTGGAAAGCGAATGGGGAAAAGCGGTGACCATCAAAATGATATTTACTCTTCTTATTGCAGTCCTTGGTTTTTTTCAACGCAGGACAATTAAGCGATTGGTTATTCAATCGGTTAACGTCGTGGTAAGTCGTGCGAAAGCAGAAGTTGTGTATGGTTTCGTTGTTCTACTCGCCGCTGGGTTACTGGTTGTCTCGACACCGAAAGCTGCTGAACAAGGAATTTATCCGACTGCCATGCAGCAACAGGGCTTAGACATTGAATTGAATATTTCACCACTGGAGTTAGGGCTTAATGTGCTGACTGTTACGTTCAACGGACACAATGTAAAGGACGCAGAAGTAATAGTATCGATGCCCCCGGATTACGAAGTCAGTTACAATGCCTTCCACACTGGAGAAAATGAATTCAAACTCACGGGAAATATTCTGCATGCCGCAGGCACAGTGGACTTGACGGTCACAGCAACTATAGTGGACGGAGATGAAGTCACATTCCCCTTTCGTATCGTTGTACCTGGGAAAGTCAGGTATAATGAGTGAAAATCTACTAAAGGTCATTAGTCAATTGGCAGAAACTAAGAAGTATCGGATAATTTCCGGTACTTCTTTTTTTATTGTTCACTTATTTTCTCTATGTTTCTTTTCCCACTACTCTTCATAAAGTCTTGAGAAACATTCATTTCTTCACAAGTTCCACAAAAATTTAATTTATACTCTCTATGTAAGCCAGAACTTAATTAAAAGAGGTATCGCGATGAAGACAATCCGTATCAATGCAGTTGGTTTCTTTTCGTTTCTGTTCCTTCTACAGCCGTTACAGGTATTTGCTCATGATCCGAATGCAAAAGCGGATGGAGAAGGAACTTTATTTGAGCAGTATGCATGGTGGGAAGTATGGAACCCACTTCTGTTCATTGCTTTAGCGGTGATTTATATTTTTTATTTGCGCGTTATGCGACGCATACCAAGTTTCTCAGAAAGTGGAATTCCCTTAAAGAAAAACGCCGCCTTTGCCGCCGGCTTGCTTGCTGTCTATGTAGCCCTAGCCGGACCAGTAGC
Above is a genomic segment from Planococcus lenghuensis containing:
- a CDS encoding copper resistance CopC/CopD family protein: MKKWLWLVMAIISMYVLLPAMVGLAHSDLVKTYPIVNEELTGSPETLEFWFRDPVVAYPGSIRLVNSEGKIIDLKDTKTDPENRGHVISEIPSELTPGAYTATANVIALDGFVIEEVIQFRVVEAASQPTASAESQEVKLLRYSPADGETTEGSPGQLEFWFNQPVTLTAVGVFGHHQEAISTAEPVIDSADPNHITVELTEEALPGTYQVTWYARPANPEGFAPETLDVFYFAVDHFTPIEEGGNTTAKSEEWFSSAGISQGGYWLWFTGLSALFGFLFFKSFIFPSYTSRRWRTVSTILFGLTAVGISAVLLILHQEVGSLPISQFISLKFVWIPLLQLVLLLAGLLFTRAGTVFAGVALLLTPLVTGHAAYPQYGGYWSIAASSFHLLAASVWIGGLIALITVPQKKEVKELLVETLPRYSTWALISLGVLVLTGFYMTIAYVPSFSVESFLESEWGKAVTIKMIFTLLIAVLGFFQRRTIKRLVIQSVNVVVSRAKAEVVYGFVVLLAAGLLVVSTPKAAEQGIYPTAMQQQGLDIELNISPLELGLNVLTVTFNGHNVKDAEVIVSMPPDYEVSYNAFHTGENEFKLTGNILHAAGTVDLTVTATIVDGDEVTFPFRIVVPGKVRYNE
- a CDS encoding response regulator transcription factor, which produces METREKILIVDDEWNMRNLLKVLLFPHFDTEEAEDGATALALAEKKSYSLIILDLMMPGMDGWEVCEKVREKRQVPILMLTARGDTKDKVEGFSAGADDYLVKPFDSEELVARAKALIRRSQATASHAVEELIEVADLKIDRVERLVYVGDKVIELTPKEFDLIELLATNDKIIFTRDMLMNRIWGIDKERDVRTADTHVKNLREKFRKNELSFNPIRTIWGKGYKFQHSNPEQ
- a CDS encoding four-helix bundle copper-binding protein, which gives rise to MAHERRQELIQILHDCAMACNYCFDACLKEDNVKMIADCLKLTRECADTCAFTEQAVSRNAQFHEQLLKFCAEVCDACGAECEKHAAHSEHCRVCAEACRRCAEACRNIA
- a CDS encoding sensor histidine kinase, producing the protein MMRASIVAKLVLSILLLVLTILLPLGFTLNQLFASFYFNEAEQELDSLSDRYAASIPSLDSEQLDLFERLSSLTDREIVVVDAAGVVAANSGIPGISEGQSLSAEEVELLSESASQHREYVNPVNGERYLSTGKPIFDGGELLGVVFVLDSAEDLYQSLNAIKQSVILAGAGAVFLALGFAYILSRKLSDPLLDMEKAARKMAKGELDTRVASGTADEIGSLAVAINDLAIDLQQYRNNRRQFFADISHELQTPMTYLEGYAHALENKLYKSEEEQQQYARIIRQETARLSRLVHELFDLAKMEEGKISLTVEDVDLIEVAENALLKSQMKAREKGIHLVFSPPDTVPYVTADGMRMEQVLMNLIDNAVKYTQRGEIRLEVEARAGNVKVAVEDTGIGIPEADLPHLFDRFYRVEKSRSREFGGTGLGLAIVKQLTELQGGTIAVSSKPGEGTHFELTFPEAEEEEG
- a CDS encoding F510_1955 family glycosylhydrolase, producing the protein MKKKIFGLLITLSAAMLAACSGEEVVENETVEAVAEDGTGNEVAEGAVGEATAEASDVELMHIHGLGFSGDGAGIYVPSHDGLKVFEDGDWREAAVAANDYMGFSMVDDGFYSSGHPGEGSNLENPFGIVKSTDMGESLETLDLYKEVDFHLMDAGYYSHAIYVLNPQPNSRMDETGIYYSVDDTETWTESAAKGLAGEHIMSIAVHPKEEAVVAIATDQGVFLSEDYGQTFETISEVPATAAAFSPDGTLLVGGVADSFTLVAFDLETGEQAILPIPELAGQNAIGYIAVNPQDEQMITFATFEKDVYLSEDSGDSWNQIADKGAGLNLNE
- a CDS encoding class I SAM-dependent methyltransferase, with translation MSRLFPLIYDRAMEPLERKSFRRLRKKLIAAAEGSVLEIGSGTGLNFPLYRSNIRVSAIEPNPAMAKRSSERIAQSQAKIQVFAANGESLPFPDNSFDTAVGTLVFCTIPYPEVALQELRRVLKPGGKLLLLEHVKMEQSVLAAVQHVLTPAWKVLGDGCHLNRDTLSKVKDSGFKVTNAEKYHRSLMLLIEAENRKPASINPEGLLVAEHYAGAGIVTE
- a CDS encoding urease accessory protein UreH domain-containing protein, whose protein sequence is MGEFLHDLSLKWYSFLTQLGVKVAEPILAFTELWNIPILTALLLGLAATTSPCQVTTNASALAFVSRDATNKRETLVQTAAFITGKTLMYTLIGGTAIYLGVQLTTVNGNTSFIVLIRKAIGPLMVIAGLYFLGVVRWRPSFGAELSERLKSKIPQGSPVGSFGFGIAFALAFCPTLVWLFFGLLVPLGIQTSGGVLLPAIFALGTTIPLIFFVLILVDSSELIKQRYFKKTKSLNRWLTKLAAIVFLLAGINDTFTYWFI
- the copZ gene encoding copper chaperone CopZ codes for the protein MEQTTLKIEGMTCSHCESAVDGALRNLQGVQDVQVNVAKGIAEVAYNHSEVTTESMKEAVEEQGYDVK
- a CDS encoding APC family permease, with product MSDYKKNSITLIGAVGLGTGVMISAGIFALLGQVAALAGNWFPLIFIAGAIVTAFSAYSYIKLSNEYPSAGGIGMFLMKEYGKGTITASAALLMGFSMVINQSLVARTFGTYTLQLFDFGSTDFLVPALGVGLLAFAFLVNILGNKFIQTFTSIMSLLKILGLTILAIVGLWLVGFSFTPATGGSDIAAPGAVSYIASVALTVLAFKGFTTITNSGSEIVQPTKNVGRAIMIAILISLVVYVLLAWSVSSSLPLSRIIEAQDYALAEAARPVLGNYGVIFTVAIAIIATVSGIIASVFAVSRMLAMLTNMKLIPHKHFGMPGSIQKHTLVYTIVGAMALTVLFDLSRIASMGAILYLVMDMIIHWGVLKRLKGKVKANSAIVLTAFTLDGIVLAAFLWIKITNDLLVVGVSALFILATFAGERWFLRNGVGGQMEHSD